Genomic segment of Alcanivorax borkumensis SK2:
TAATTATTGCTGTAACCGCTAACAAGAAAATTTCTCTCCCCTTTGGTTTTCCAATATTTTTCCTGAGACCCTGTGAAGTATAGTGAGCCATAACTTCCTAAACTTTGGGTGAGCGTGGCTTCTGCCCGACTTTTTCTTTGCGAAATAATGCTGCCGTCTGATTCGATTACCGCTTCATTAAAGGTGCGAAACCCCTCGGTAGAATAACGATAACCGAGAATCTGAATATTGGTGGATCGGGTTAGGGATTTGGCATAGAAAAAACGGTAACTGTTACCATCCGCATCTTTTCCAATTTCGTCGGGGCGGAAATATGATCTGGACGCATCCACAGAAAATCCACCCAGTTTGCCCAGGTTGAAGCCTACTCCCATGGTGTGTATCGAATACTCTTGGCTTACTAGGCTTGCGCCAAATAAGGTAACATCGTTATCCAAGCCATGGCTGATTTCAGCATTGATGAACCAAGGCTCATCGGTATTATCGTTACGATATTTGCCTGCTGTAATTGCATACTCCCATAGCCCCGGCCTGACTAGATTCGGGATTTGGGTGTAGGGCTGAACAAAGCGTTTTTGCGAGCCATCTTCTTCAGTAATAGTGACGGTTAAGTCGCCATTGCTCAGCGATGGTATATCATCAATGGCAAATTCACCCGGTGGGACAAACTGTTCATAAATGGTATAGCTGTTCTGCGTAATTGATACCCTGGCGTTACTCTGGGCAATGCCCCTAATGACAGGTGCATAACCCTGAAATCGGGGTTCTAGCATGGCGCGATCAGTGCCTAGACTGATTCCGGTAAAGGCAAACCCGTCGATGAGATTGCTGCGAAGAAAGGTTTCCCCCGCGGTGAGTTCGCTTCTCAAAGAGGGTATTGCGGTGTAGGCATAGCTTTCTTTACTCTGCCAGTCAGCCTCTTGCCCGGTAGAGTCTGAATAATTTAGGTTGCTACGAAAGTGAATGCCATTGATATCTGCACCCAGATTGAGGTCAGTATAAAATTGGGACCTACTGCTTTGTTGGTCTCTTGATTGCTTGCTTCCTGAAGCCAGATAGTTCATCCGAAAGTTGTTGATACCCTTATTCCATAAATTTGGCTCTATCAACTGCCGGGTTGTGGTTAATGCAATTTGTGGGACCCGTATATCAAGATTCATGCGTTTGGCGTTCAGTGTTAAGAAACTGTTTGGTGCAGCAGCTATATCGATGCAGCGCATGGTTATATCTGTGTAACGAGAATAGTAGGGGGTATTGATTCCCAATTGCACAGCGAGAGGGTGAGTGATGCATGGTGCTGTGCCGTTTTCTTGAGAGATGACTTCCACGTCTGTATCTGTGACCTGAGCACCGTTAACTGAAATGCTGAGAGGGTAAATCCCCGGTATCAGACCTTGCCCCTTTTCAAGGTGACTAATGTCTATGTTGGTATTGTTCTGGTTGACAAAAAAATGAGATGTGAAGTGGGTTGTTGTTTGAGTCTCTTGCTCGGCATTAGCCGCTTGCGCTGAGGCAATCAGAATGAATAGCCCTAAAGAGTTAACCGTATATCTCTTCTTCTGATGTGCCATTTGGGACGCCCTTCGCCGTAAAGGGGAGGAGGCAGGCCTCCCCCCGGTGCTTCACTCAGTTAAAAACAATTGAGTAGTTGGCGATGGAGCGAACCTGACCTTCTGTTACTGCGGTAGCGTCAGTGGCGGCATAGCCTACATTGAAGTCAAGACTCGCACCTGAAGCATCGGCAATGATCGATGGAGAGCCATTAACGGTTACTGGTGTTGTGCCATCAGATTCAAGCAGCTGCATGCCAACATTGGCAGCACCGCCAGTAGCGATGTTTTGCAGGATGTTATGACCGACATAAAGTTGACCTGTCCACTGTACGGAGGCGCCTTTGCCGGTCAGATTACATGTCGCAGAGCCTGCATCGGTAGCAACAAGGGAGAATCCGGTTGCCTTGTAGGCGGTATCTGAAGCTAGGAACTCGGCGGTAGTAATTGGATCCAGAGTGACGGTGTTATCTGCTTGGGCGATCCCTTGTTGGGAGACATCCAACGTGCACGTTGTGTCGCTGACCACCCCGTTGAAAATTACTTCACCGGTGTTGGCTATGGCGATTGAGCTGATGCCGCTGATAGCGGCGATGGATATGATGCGAGTGAAATTGTTCATTTTTGTACTCCAAATGTTGTTGTTAGGTTATTCAACGTAACATTCTGTAAACCAAATCACATTTGGACTGTCGCTACTTATAAATTTTAAGTGCCTCCCCCTTTGCTTATATACTTGAATGGTATTCGCAAGAGATGATGAAGCGAAACTATTGCTGTTTTATGTTTAAGTTATTGTTATTAAGGGCATTAAAAGAATGGTTTGAAAACGGGTTAATTTTGGCTTGATGTATTTTTATTCCTTTATGGCATCAATGGAGAGCGGAAGATAACTAATCGGGCTTAAAAAGGGAGGGTTATGTAAGCCTATAGCGATAGAAAGCCCGTTCAGCGTTGTATACGCATACTAAAGAGGGTGGGGAGAGGCTTTGGTGGGTGCTCGTAGTGTTACGATTAGTTGCAGTTTGTGTTACTGCTTCCAGAACATCGGCGTGAATAGCACTAGTAGAGTAAAGATTTCCAGCCGTCCGGCGACCATTAGTACGGTCATCATCCATTTGGCGCTGTCGGTGATATTGGCAAAGCCGCCACCTACCTGGCCGATACCCACTCCTAGGTTGTTGAGGCTGGCCGCCACGGCGCTGACAGCAGTGGTTAGGTCCATGCCGGTCATAGTAAACAGTAGGGTAAAAATAACCGAAATAGCGATATAAACACCCACAAAGCCCCATACTGCTTGGAGCACCCTGTCGGGAATCGTTTGACGTCCGAAGCGCAAAGCAAACACGCCGTTGGGGTAAATGAGTCGACGTAGTTCGCGAATGCTGTGGTGGTAAACCAGCGCTGCGCGTACGGCTTTCATGCCGCCGCCGGTTGAGCCGGCACAGCCGCCAATAAAGCTGGTAAATACCAACAAGAAGGGAATAAACCCAGGGAAGGCTGCAGCGTTGGTGCTGGTCAGCCCGGTACCGGTACTGAACGAGGCTACTTGGAAGGCGGAATGGCGCAGGGCGTCATCCACGGTAAAATCATAATGAAAGAACAGCAGGCCGACAGTAATGATGGCGGTGTAGATCAGGAATAAGCCGATGAAAAAGCGGAACTCTGGGTCTCGTAGATAAGCCAGCAGTGACCGGCCTCGCCATACGGCAAAGTGCAAGGCGAAGTTGAGCCCGCCGATAAGAATAAAAATGGTGGCTGTCCAATCGATAAGGGCATTATCCCAGTAGGCCATGGAGGCATCGTGGGTGGAAAAGCCTCCGGTGGCGACGGTACTAAAGCTGTGGCAGATGGCATCAAAAACAGTCATGCCAAACGCCCAGTAAAGGACGGCGCAAGCAATGGTAATGAACAGATAGATAAACCAAAGCGCCTTGGCGGTTTCCGCAATGCGCGGGGTCAGTTTGGTATCTTTCATGGGGCCGGGAATTTCGGCCTTGTATAGCTGCATGCCGCCGATGCCAAGCATGGGCAAAATCGCTACGGCTAATACTACTACGCCCATGCCGCCGAGCCACTGCAGCTGCTGGCGGTAGTACAGAATGGATTTGGGCAGGAAATCGATTCCCGACAGAATGGTGGCGCCGGTGGTGGTTAGGCCGGATATGGATTCGAATACCGCATCGGTGAATCCCACCGGCACGTCATCGCTGATGATTAGCGGTAGTGCCCCGATTACACCCAGTACCGACCAGAAAAGAGTGACCACCAGGAAGCCGTCACGGGTCTGTAACTCTGATTTATTACGAAAGAACGGCAGCCAAAGGCTCAACCCAAGCGCTAGGGTAATCACAAAGGAAATTAGAAAGGGGGTTTCACTGCCTTCCTGATACCAATATGACACTGCCACTGGCGGCATCATGGTAAAGCTGAAGACGACGAGCAGCAGACCGAGGATTTTCGAAATTAACGCGAAGTGCATGAGGGTACCTGCTGGAAAACCGGCACGGACCACGCATCACGCGGCAACCTGATGAAGCCACGGCTTTGCTTGTGCGTAGTGCATTTTTGCGTTTTTGCGTGCATGCGTTTCCTAAAAAAACGTAAAGCCGACCTGGAATAGTTTTTCCACGTCTCGGGTTCGGCGTTTATCGATCAGGAACAGGATGACGTGATCGTTCGGTTCGATCACCACATGGTCGTGGGCAATCAGCACTTTTTCGCCGCGCACTACGGCACCAATGGTGGTGCCTTCTGGCAGGTCAATTTCATCAATGGCGCGCCCCACCACTTTGGATGACTTGGCGTCGCCGTGGGCAATCGCTTCGATGGCTTCTGCCGCGCCCCGGCGAAGGGAATAAACATTGACTACATCGCCTCGGCGCACATGGCTAAGCAGACTACCAATGGTGGACTGCTGAGGCGAGATGGCGATGTCAATGTCATGCCCTTGTACCAGATCTACATAGGCCGGGTTGGAAATCAGGGTCATCACTTTACGAGCGCCCAGTCGTTTTGCCAGCAGTGAGGCCATGATGTTGGCTTCGTCATCGTTGGTCAGCGCGCAGAATACATCGGTGTTTTCGATGTTGGCTTTGAGTAGTTCGTCTCGGTCGGTGGCCAACCCTTGCAGCACCACTGTTTGGTGTAGTTTTTCACCCAGCCATTCAGCCCGTTTGGGCATGCGCTCAAGGACTTTAACGTTGTAGCGATGCTGAATAGTTTTGGCTAGGCGGTAACCAATATTGCCGCCGCCAGCGATAATGATGCGCTTGTAGTTATGTTCTAACCGACGCAGTTCACTCATAACGGCACGGATATCATTTTTGGCAGCGATGAAAAACACTTCATCATCGGCTTCGATAACCGTGTTGCCTTCCGGGATGATGGGGCGGCCACGACGGAAAATAGCCGCCACGCGGGTATCCACGTTGGGCATGTGTGTGCGCAATTCGCGTAATTCGTTGCCCACCAGTGGGCCGCCGTAATAGGCCCGCACAGCGACCAGTTGTACTCGGCCGCCGGCAAAGTTTACTACCTGCAGGGCACCTGGGTGTTCAATCAGACGCTTGATGTAATCGGTTACCACCTGTTCGGGGCTGATGATTACATCAATGGGCAGGGCATTTTCGTTGAACAGTTTTTCCGAGCGGCTGGTGTAGTGGGCGGTACGAATGCGGGCGATCTTGGAGGGTGTGCGGAATAGGGAGTAGGCCACCTGACAGGCAATCATGTTGACCTCGTCAGAGTTGGTCACCGCGATGAGCATGTCCGCATCTTCAGCGCCGGCATTCTTGAGTACGGCCGGGTAGCAGCCCATGCCGCGTACTGTGCCGATATCTAGCCGGTCGCCCAGCTCGCGCAGGCGCTCATCATCGGTGTCGATGACGGTGATGTCGTTGCGTTCATTGGCCAGGTTTTCGGCCAGAGTACCGCCGACTTGGCCAGCACCGAGAATAATAATTTTCATGAACTGAGTTGGGCCCCCGATTCTTTACGCAGGCAAGCCAAGTAGAAACCGTCCGGACCGTGTTGTTCCGGGAACAGTTGCCACCCTGCGTCCACCATTGTGGCCCCTTCCGGCCGTGGCGTCACATCCCTAGCCTGTGGCTGACGTTGCAGGAAGTTACGCACCTGATGATCGTTCTCGTCTCGCAGTACCGAACAGGTGGCATACACCAGCATGCCGCCAGGTTTGAGCAGGGGCCATAGTGCATCCAGCATGCGCGCTTGTAAATCAACCAGTACACCGATGTCCGAGGCTTTGCGATGCCACTTCACATCTGGCTGGCGGCGCAGGATGCCAGTGGCGGAGCAGGGCGCGTCCAGCAAAATGGCATCAAAGGGGGTGCCGTCCCACCAGGTTTTCGGATCGCTGGCGTCACCCTGCAGCAGGGTCACGTCGGTGCCCAGCCTCGCCAGGTTCTCGCGGATGCGCGCTAGCCGTTTACCTTCTAGTTCCAGCGCAGAGAGATCTGCGGCTGGGAATTTCTCAC
This window contains:
- a CDS encoding fimbria/pilus outer membrane usher protein, translating into MAHQKKRYTVNSLGLFILIASAQAANAEQETQTTTHFTSHFFVNQNNTNIDISHLEKGQGLIPGIYPLSISVNGAQVTDTDVEVISQENGTAPCITHPLAVQLGINTPYYSRYTDITMRCIDIAAAPNSFLTLNAKRMNLDIRVPQIALTTTRQLIEPNLWNKGINNFRMNYLASGSKQSRDQQSSRSQFYTDLNLGADINGIHFRSNLNYSDSTGQEADWQSKESYAYTAIPSLRSELTAGETFLRSNLIDGFAFTGISLGTDRAMLEPRFQGYAPVIRGIAQSNARVSITQNSYTIYEQFVPPGEFAIDDIPSLSNGDLTVTITEEDGSQKRFVQPYTQIPNLVRPGLWEYAITAGKYRNDNTDEPWFINAEISHGLDNDVTLFGASLVSQEYSIHTMGVGFNLGKLGGFSVDASRSYFRPDEIGKDADGNSYRFFYAKSLTRSTNIQILGYRYSTEGFRTFNEAVIESDGSIISQRKSRAEATLTQSLGSYGSLYFTGSQEKYWKTKGERNFLVSGYSNNYKDMNYSLSFSHNENLNGKRDNTVSISASLPLGSKNRRPTYINYQQTHSDAGTDFNAGISGLLSDERFSYNVTSGRSNDDLVESSARLSYSGQSTGITAGTSHSKYHDLYFAQAGGSVLVHKGGIIFGRRLGETAIIADTGGVEDVTFQTGALPITTNSKGMALLPQVQPYRQQEVSMDFSKLDANLETSNRSHFITPERGAVSLAKFNIYPTQRFLVRIMSDNGQVAPFGSLIVDAGGNNVSTIDSSGYALINHTQNQSSYFIPGTGCTFSLPDQIESAPGITIIDKLICVTSGDN
- a CDS encoding fimbrial protein, whose protein sequence is MNNFTRIISIAAISGISSIAIANTGEVIFNGVVSDTTCTLDVSQQGIAQADNTVTLDPITTAEFLASDTAYKATGFSLVATDAGSATCNLTGKGASVQWTGQLYVGHNILQNIATGGAANVGMQLLESDGTTPVTVNGSPSIIADASGASLDFNVGYAATDATAVTEGQVRSIANYSIVFN
- a CDS encoding TrkH family potassium uptake protein, translated to MHFALISKILGLLLVVFSFTMMPPVAVSYWYQEGSETPFLISFVITLALGLSLWLPFFRNKSELQTRDGFLVVTLFWSVLGVIGALPLIISDDVPVGFTDAVFESISGLTTTGATILSGIDFLPKSILYYRQQLQWLGGMGVVVLAVAILPMLGIGGMQLYKAEIPGPMKDTKLTPRIAETAKALWFIYLFITIACAVLYWAFGMTVFDAICHSFSTVATGGFSTHDASMAYWDNALIDWTATIFILIGGLNFALHFAVWRGRSLLAYLRDPEFRFFIGLFLIYTAIITVGLLFFHYDFTVDDALRHSAFQVASFSTGTGLTSTNAAAFPGFIPFLLVFTSFIGGCAGSTGGGMKAVRAALVYHHSIRELRRLIYPNGVFALRFGRQTIPDRVLQAVWGFVGVYIAISVIFTLLFTMTGMDLTTAVSAVAASLNNLGVGIGQVGGGFANITDSAKWMMTVLMVAGRLEIFTLLVLFTPMFWKQ
- the trkA gene encoding Trk system potassium transporter TrkA, yielding MKIIILGAGQVGGTLAENLANERNDITVIDTDDERLRELGDRLDIGTVRGMGCYPAVLKNAGAEDADMLIAVTNSDEVNMIACQVAYSLFRTPSKIARIRTAHYTSRSEKLFNENALPIDVIISPEQVVTDYIKRLIEHPGALQVVNFAGGRVQLVAVRAYYGGPLVGNELRELRTHMPNVDTRVAAIFRRGRPIIPEGNTVIEADDEVFFIAAKNDIRAVMSELRRLEHNYKRIIIAGGGNIGYRLAKTIQHRYNVKVLERMPKRAEWLGEKLHQTVVLQGLATDRDELLKANIENTDVFCALTNDDEANIMASLLAKRLGARKVMTLISNPAYVDLVQGHDIDIAISPQQSTIGSLLSHVRRGDVVNVYSLRRGAAEAIEAIAHGDAKSSKVVGRAIDEIDLPEGTTIGAVVRGEKVLIAHDHVVIEPNDHVILFLIDKRRTRDVEKLFQVGFTFF